A region of Marnyiella aurantia DNA encodes the following proteins:
- the hflX gene encoding GTPase HflX, with protein MLDNKEHLYENAVLVGVITQQQEEDKLIEYMDELEFLAHTAGATVVKRFTQKLTQPDSKTFIGSGKAQEVREYVKENGIGTVIFDDELSPSQLKNLEREIEVKILDRTNLILDIFAQRAQTSYARTQVELAQYQYLLPRLTRMWTHLERQKGGIGMRGPGETEIETDRRIIRDRISLLKEKLKTIDRQMSTQRNNRGKVVRTALVGYTNVGKSTLMNALSKSDVFAENKLFATLDTTVRKVVIGNLPFLLTDTVGFIRKLPTQLVESFKSTLDEVREADLLIHVVDISHESFEDHIASVNQILMEINAHQKPMIMVFNKIDDFSYEQKHEDDLTPESRKNISLGEWEKTWMSKSKYPTVFISALTKENFEEMKKMIYDEVLKIHISRFPYNDFLFEYFEDEEESK; from the coding sequence ATGCTGGATAATAAAGAACATTTATATGAAAACGCTGTGCTGGTGGGTGTGATAACTCAACAGCAGGAAGAGGACAAACTTATTGAATATATGGATGAGCTTGAATTTCTGGCTCATACTGCAGGAGCCACCGTTGTGAAACGTTTTACTCAAAAACTTACCCAGCCCGACTCCAAAACTTTCATCGGAAGCGGTAAGGCTCAGGAAGTAAGAGAATATGTGAAGGAAAACGGAATCGGAACCGTAATTTTTGATGACGAACTTTCACCTTCGCAACTCAAGAATCTTGAAAGGGAAATTGAAGTAAAGATTTTAGACCGCACCAACCTGATTCTGGACATTTTTGCGCAGCGCGCTCAAACTTCGTATGCAAGAACTCAGGTTGAACTGGCGCAATATCAATATCTTCTTCCGAGACTGACCCGGATGTGGACTCACCTGGAAAGACAGAAAGGGGGAATTGGGATGCGCGGGCCCGGTGAAACGGAAATCGAGACCGACCGACGAATCATCAGAGACCGCATCTCGCTTCTGAAGGAAAAACTGAAGACCATAGACAGACAGATGTCTACACAGCGTAACAACCGTGGAAAGGTAGTGCGTACAGCACTTGTGGGATACACCAATGTAGGAAAATCTACCCTGATGAACGCCCTGTCCAAATCTGATGTCTTTGCAGAAAATAAACTCTTCGCTACCTTAGACACCACGGTACGTAAAGTGGTCATTGGAAATTTACCTTTCCTCCTTACGGACACGGTGGGTTTTATCCGTAAATTGCCCACTCAGCTTGTAGAGAGTTTCAAATCTACCCTGGATGAGGTTAGGGAAGCAGATTTACTTATACATGTGGTTGATATTTCTCACGAAAGTTTTGAGGACCACATAGCATCAGTTAATCAGATTCTAATGGAGATAAACGCCCATCAAAAGCCAATGATCATGGTTTTCAACAAGATTGATGATTTCAGCTACGAACAAAAACACGAGGACGACCTGACTCCCGAATCACGAAAAAACATCTCACTTGGGGAATGGGAAAAAACATGGATGTCCAAGTCCAAATATCCAACCGTATTTATCTCGGCACTTACGAAAGAAAATTTTGAGGAGATGAAGAAGATGATTTATGATGAAGTGCTGAAGATCCATATCTCACGTTTCCCTTACAATGATTTTCTTTTTGAATATTTTGAGGACGAAGAAGAATCTAAATAA
- a CDS encoding SemiSWEET family sugar transporter — translation MEINPEIIGFIAGGLSSALFIPQIIKILKEKSAEEISLLTCIIGIVSSALWLWYGILQEHISMMVTNSIAVAATAVLVVLRLIYNGEKN, via the coding sequence ATGGAAATCAATCCTGAAATCATCGGCTTTATAGCAGGAGGGCTTTCTTCTGCTCTCTTCATACCACAAATCATTAAGATCCTGAAAGAGAAATCGGCCGAGGAAATTTCATTACTAACCTGCATTATTGGTATTGTAAGCTCTGCGCTCTGGCTGTGGTACGGAATCCTGCAGGAACACATTTCCATGATGGTGACCAACAGTATTGCAGTGGCTGCTACAGCGGTATTGGTGGTCCTGAGACTGATTTATAACGGAGAAAAAAACTAA
- a CDS encoding S46 family peptidase, whose amino-acid sequence MKRIFLLLTFMLSFVQMRADEGMWLMMLIKRLNGQDLQKKGLKLTAEEIYSVNQASLKDAIVQFGGGCTAEIVSREGLVFTNHHCGYGQIAALSTPEKDHLTNGFWAMKKSEELPAKGLSVRFLVRMDDVTTRINSLLNNQMSAKDRRDIIDAEYKKIQAENSENGKYVVTVRDFYNGNEFYYFVYQDFKDVRLVGTPPNSIGKFGGDTDNWEWPRHTGDFSVFRVYTDANGNPAEYSPNNIPFKPKHHLPVSIKPIKPGDMAMIVGYPGRTNRFMTSYGIDQLINKDYPGWVDASKVAMDVMKKYMDRDQATKLNYASQYASVANYWKNRGGTIESIKKNGTIEDKRKVEEVYQTWADKSENKDLYGNVLADMQDYYRKTSARGIERNYAAQMTRNSKYLSFATGFGSMFKNYIAETDAAKKAELKKTIAERINANYEKFNPALEQEMLKAMVSLYRTKVRNEAGAPSLQTINPELLDEVAKNSIFATKASAIAFLNNPDAQKLNNDALLKIANGYTADSRATAERYTAYDDKFSDSNRLFFDGLRKSHPKQEFYPDANSTMRITFGKVATLPVRDDRDYNGVTNNFYTDLDGMVKKYKKGDEEFDLPQRLLDMAAKRDYGQYADAAGYLPVNFLSDNDITGGNSGSPIMNGNGELIGLAFDGNSEALSGDIVFEEDWQKTINVDSRFVLWVIDKLYGAGHLLDEMTIVK is encoded by the coding sequence ATGAAAAGAATATTTTTATTGTTGACCTTCATGCTCAGCTTCGTACAGATGCGTGCAGATGAAGGAATGTGGTTGATGATGCTGATAAAAAGGCTGAACGGACAGGATTTGCAGAAAAAAGGTTTGAAACTTACTGCAGAAGAGATCTATTCCGTAAACCAGGCAAGTCTTAAGGATGCTATCGTGCAGTTCGGTGGCGGCTGTACAGCTGAAATCGTATCCAGGGAAGGTTTGGTTTTTACAAATCACCACTGTGGGTACGGACAGATTGCGGCACTTTCCACTCCGGAAAAAGATCACCTTACCAATGGCTTCTGGGCGATGAAGAAAAGTGAAGAACTTCCTGCAAAAGGACTTTCAGTTCGTTTTCTGGTTCGTATGGACGATGTAACCACAAGAATCAATTCACTTCTGAACAATCAAATGTCTGCAAAAGACAGAAGAGACATCATTGATGCAGAATACAAAAAAATACAGGCTGAAAATTCTGAGAACGGCAAATATGTCGTGACTGTAAGAGATTTCTATAACGGTAACGAATTCTACTATTTCGTTTATCAGGATTTTAAGGATGTTCGTTTGGTAGGAACTCCTCCTAATTCTATCGGAAAATTCGGTGGCGATACTGATAACTGGGAGTGGCCAAGACATACAGGTGACTTTTCAGTATTCAGAGTTTATACTGATGCTAACGGAAATCCTGCGGAATATTCTCCAAACAACATACCCTTCAAGCCTAAGCACCACCTGCCGGTTTCCATCAAGCCGATTAAACCAGGCGATATGGCAATGATCGTAGGTTACCCGGGACGTACCAACCGTTTCATGACTTCATACGGAATAGACCAACTGATCAACAAGGATTATCCAGGTTGGGTTGATGCTTCCAAAGTTGCAATGGATGTGATGAAGAAGTATATGGACCGCGACCAGGCTACAAAACTTAACTATGCTTCACAGTACGCATCTGTGGCCAATTACTGGAAAAACAGAGGCGGTACAATTGAATCTATCAAGAAAAACGGTACCATTGAAGACAAACGTAAGGTAGAGGAGGTTTACCAGACTTGGGCTGACAAATCTGAGAACAAAGATCTTTACGGAAATGTACTTGCAGATATGCAGGATTATTACAGAAAGACCTCAGCCAGAGGAATTGAGCGTAACTATGCGGCACAAATGACCAGGAATTCAAAGTATCTTTCTTTCGCAACCGGTTTTGGCTCAATGTTTAAAAATTATATTGCAGAAACTGATGCGGCCAAGAAGGCTGAACTGAAAAAGACAATAGCCGAGCGCATCAATGCTAACTATGAGAAGTTCAACCCCGCGCTGGAGCAGGAAATGCTTAAGGCTATGGTTTCTCTTTACCGTACTAAGGTTAGAAACGAAGCTGGTGCACCGTCACTTCAAACCATTAATCCTGAATTGCTTGATGAGGTAGCAAAGAACTCAATCTTTGCGACTAAAGCGTCAGCAATCGCATTCCTGAACAACCCTGATGCTCAGAAACTGAATAACGATGCCCTGCTGAAAATTGCAAACGGTTATACAGCCGATTCCAGAGCGACTGCAGAGCGCTATACAGCATATGACGATAAATTCAGCGACAGCAACCGTCTTTTCTTTGACGGTCTTCGTAAGTCACATCCTAAGCAGGAGTTCTACCCGGATGCTAACTCTACAATGAGAATAACTTTCGGAAAGGTAGCTACACTGCCGGTACGTGATGACAGAGATTACAACGGAGTAACCAATAACTTCTATACAGACCTGGACGGTATGGTGAAGAAGTATAAGAAAGGTGATGAAGAATTTGATCTTCCACAGCGTCTGCTGGATATGGCTGCCAAAAGAGATTATGGTCAGTATGCTGATGCAGCAGGATACCTTCCGGTTAACTTCCTTTCTGATAATGACATTACGGGTGGAAACTCGGGTTCTCCCATTATGAATGGCAACGGCGAGCTGATCGGTCTTGCCTTCGACGGTAACTCTGAAGCTCTTTCCGGAGACATCGTGTTCGAGGAAGACTGGCAGAAAACAATCAACGTAGATTCACGTTTTGTACTTTGGGTTATTGACAAGCTTTATGGAGCTGGTCACCTTCTGGACGAAATGACAATTGTAAAGTAA
- a CDS encoding S46 family peptidase produces MKRIFLLFTFLLSFVQMKADEGMWLMMLIKRLNGVDMQRQGLKLTPEEIYSVNNSSLKDAIVSFGGFCTGEIVSDQGLIFTNHHCGYDAIAAASTPEKDFLKNGFWAARQNDEFNAKDLYVRFLVRMDDATQRINSKLNNGMTAEQRKAVIDAEYKAIQQENSENGKYTVVVKDFFNGNEFYYFVYQDYKDVRLVGAPPSALGKFGGDTDNWEWPRHTADFAVFRVYADAKGAPAEYNPKNVPLKPKHHLPVSLKGVQPGDFSMIVGYPGRTNRYMTSFGIEKMIRNDYPAWVEASNLAMKVMKKYMDGNKATQLDYASQYANVANYWKNRQGTIDAVIKNSTIAEKQNEERRFQDWASMPGNSLYSGLLPNIQVYYDQIANRNVERMYSGILQMNTKYITIPFQLGSLFKVYAAQDINNRIAMKPQLEEAINELYADFDAELEGEMLNSLVNLYQTKVNRDVASRTLMAQASESLSLQAHSSVFANKASAVNFMLNPDALKLDADPLYKLSNAYINDVRALGTRFAKVEANFAKNNRLLLDGYRKAFPSKVFYPDANGTMRLTYGKVDRLPQRPDRNYDGITDNFYTDMQGLVNKYKEGDEEFDLPKKVMDMHAVRDYGIYADAAGYLPVNFLTDHDITGGNSGSPVIDAEGNLIGIAFDGNSEALSGDIVFEKDSQKTINVDIRFVMWIIDKYAGSKRLVDEMTFVTNDHPKPVKGSELKTKKK; encoded by the coding sequence ATGAAAAGAATATTTTTACTGTTTACATTTCTTCTGAGTTTTGTCCAAATGAAGGCGGATGAGGGAATGTGGCTGATGATGCTTATTAAAAGACTCAATGGTGTAGACATGCAGAGACAGGGTTTAAAACTGACTCCGGAAGAAATCTACTCCGTTAACAATTCATCTTTAAAAGATGCCATCGTAAGTTTTGGAGGCTTCTGTACCGGCGAGATCGTTTCGGATCAGGGTCTTATCTTTACCAACCATCACTGCGGTTACGATGCCATTGCAGCGGCTTCAACTCCTGAAAAGGATTTCCTGAAGAATGGATTCTGGGCTGCAAGACAAAACGACGAATTCAACGCCAAGGACTTATACGTAAGGTTCCTGGTTCGTATGGACGATGCCACACAGCGTATTAATTCCAAACTGAACAACGGTATGACTGCCGAGCAGCGCAAAGCAGTTATTGATGCTGAATACAAAGCTATACAGCAGGAAAATTCTGAGAACGGTAAGTATACCGTGGTAGTAAAGGATTTCTTTAACGGAAATGAATTTTACTATTTCGTATACCAGGATTATAAAGATGTTCGTTTAGTTGGCGCACCTCCTTCCGCACTTGGAAAATTTGGTGGTGATACCGATAACTGGGAGTGGCCAAGACATACAGCAGATTTCGCCGTATTCAGAGTGTATGCGGATGCTAAAGGCGCGCCTGCCGAGTACAATCCTAAGAACGTACCCCTGAAGCCTAAACACCATCTTCCTGTTTCACTTAAAGGCGTTCAGCCAGGTGATTTTTCAATGATTGTGGGATATCCCGGCAGAACCAACCGCTATATGACTTCTTTCGGTATTGAAAAAATGATCAGAAACGACTACCCGGCATGGGTTGAAGCTTCAAATCTTGCCATGAAGGTGATGAAGAAGTATATGGACGGCAATAAGGCGACTCAGCTGGATTATGCATCTCAGTATGCCAATGTTGCCAATTACTGGAAAAACAGACAGGGAACTATCGACGCAGTAATCAAGAACTCTACGATTGCCGAAAAACAAAATGAGGAACGCAGGTTTCAGGACTGGGCTTCCATGCCGGGCAACAGCTTGTACAGCGGGCTTCTCCCAAATATTCAGGTGTATTATGACCAGATAGCCAACAGAAATGTGGAACGTATGTACAGTGGTATACTTCAGATGAATACGAAATACATTACGATTCCTTTCCAGCTGGGTTCACTGTTTAAAGTTTACGCCGCTCAGGATATCAATAACAGGATTGCCATGAAACCTCAGTTGGAAGAAGCGATCAACGAACTCTATGCAGATTTTGATGCCGAGCTGGAAGGTGAAATGCTTAACTCACTTGTAAACCTTTATCAGACTAAAGTAAACCGTGATGTTGCTTCCCGTACTTTGATGGCTCAGGCTTCTGAATCGCTTTCACTTCAGGCACATTCTTCGGTTTTTGCCAATAAGGCATCCGCGGTTAACTTTATGCTGAATCCGGATGCTCTTAAACTGGATGCAGATCCGCTTTACAAACTTTCCAACGCGTATATTAATGATGTTAGAGCGCTAGGTACACGTTTCGCCAAGGTGGAAGCCAACTTTGCAAAGAATAACAGATTACTTCTGGACGGATACCGAAAGGCTTTTCCATCAAAAGTATTCTATCCGGATGCGAACGGTACGATGAGACTAACTTACGGAAAAGTAGACCGCCTGCCACAGAGACCGGACAGAAACTATGATGGGATTACCGACAATTTCTACACCGATATGCAGGGTCTTGTAAACAAGTATAAAGAAGGTGATGAGGAATTTGACCTGCCGAAGAAAGTAATGGATATGCACGCAGTCCGCGATTATGGCATTTATGCTGATGCTGCCGGCTACCTACCTGTAAACTTTCTTACAGACCACGATATTACAGGCGGAAACTCAGGTTCACCGGTGATTGATGCCGAAGGAAACCTTATCGGGATCGCTTTTGACGGTAATTCTGAAGCTTTATCCGGAGATATTGTTTTTGAAAAGGATTCTCAAAAAACAATCAACGTAGACATCCGTTTCGTAATGTGGATTATAGACAAATATGCCGGGTCCAAAAGGCTGGTGGATGAAATGACTTTTGTTACCAACGACCATCCAAAGCCGGTAAAAGGCAGCGAGCTTAAGACAAAGAAAAAATAA
- a CDS encoding GNAT family N-acetyltransferase has translation MKYQTFETERLFLRPTNEEDAALTHRLYNTQEFLQFVGDRNLHTEEDALEYLRNRAFPQIEQRGYGNYTVILKDGGEKVGSCGLYHREGVTGVDIGFAYLPEFYGRGYGYEAAKAILDAGFIDFGLEEISALTVQENISSRKLIEKLGLSFRKKVFIPNDPEELLFYLITKKEWLSST, from the coding sequence ATGAAATATCAAACTTTTGAAACAGAACGGTTATTTCTTCGTCCAACAAATGAAGAAGATGCTGCATTAACACACCGGTTGTATAATACACAGGAGTTTCTTCAGTTTGTGGGAGACAGGAACCTGCACACTGAAGAAGATGCGCTGGAATATCTGAGAAACAGAGCATTCCCTCAGATTGAACAGCGTGGATATGGTAATTATACCGTTATTCTGAAGGATGGCGGGGAGAAGGTAGGCAGCTGCGGCCTATATCACAGGGAAGGAGTAACTGGAGTTGATATTGGCTTCGCTTATCTGCCAGAATTTTATGGACGGGGTTATGGATACGAGGCGGCTAAGGCGATATTGGATGCCGGCTTTATAGATTTTGGGCTGGAGGAAATTTCAGCACTTACAGTTCAGGAAAATATTTCATCCAGAAAACTGATTGAAAAACTGGGACTCAGCTTTCGAAAGAAAGTGTTTATCCCCAATGATCCAGAAGAATTGCTTTTCTACCTGATTACAAAGAAGGAATGGCTGAGCAGTACTTAA
- a CDS encoding YifB family Mg chelatase-like AAA ATPase: MLVKIYGSAIYGVTAQTITIEVSVDTPGVGYHLVGLPDNAIKESSYRISAALKNVGYKVPGKKITINMAPADLRKEGSAYDLSIAIGILASSDQIVSDNIADYIIMGELSLDGGLQPIKGVLPIAIKAREEGFKGFILPKQNTREAAIVSNLEVYGVENISEVINFFNKGLPLERTVIDTRKEFQDKINYFPFDFSEVKGQETAKRAMEVAAAGGHNIILIGPPGSGKTMLAKRVPSILPPFTLKEALETTKIHSVAGKIGSETSLMTVRPFRSPHHTISDVALVGGGSYPQPGEISLAHNGVLFLDEMPEFKRTVLEVMRQPLEDRVVTISRAKFTVNYPASFMLVASMNPSPSGYFPDDPNNTSTSFEMQRYMNRLSGPLLDRIDIHVEVQKVEFEQLADRRKGEDSLAIRERVMKAREAQNERYQDLEISYNAQMGPKEIERFCELDEVSRNLIKTAMDKLSLSARAYDRILKVARTIADLEGTSEIRSDHIAEAIQYRSLDREFWNI; this comes from the coding sequence ATGCTTGTAAAAATCTATGGAAGTGCCATTTACGGAGTAACTGCACAGACGATTACAATAGAGGTGAGCGTGGATACGCCTGGTGTAGGCTATCACTTGGTGGGCCTTCCCGACAACGCAATTAAGGAGAGCAGCTACAGGATTTCGGCCGCCCTGAAAAATGTGGGATACAAAGTTCCGGGGAAGAAAATCACTATTAATATGGCTCCCGCCGATCTTAGAAAGGAGGGATCTGCCTATGACCTGAGCATCGCCATTGGGATTCTGGCTTCATCGGACCAAATAGTTTCTGACAACATCGCCGACTATATCATAATGGGCGAACTGTCACTGGATGGTGGTCTGCAGCCTATAAAAGGAGTACTTCCTATCGCGATTAAGGCACGCGAAGAAGGATTTAAAGGTTTTATTTTGCCTAAACAAAATACACGTGAAGCTGCCATCGTGAGTAATCTTGAAGTTTACGGTGTAGAGAACATCAGCGAGGTCATTAACTTCTTCAACAAAGGTCTCCCTTTGGAAAGGACCGTGATTGATACAAGAAAAGAGTTTCAGGACAAAATCAATTATTTCCCATTTGATTTTTCTGAGGTAAAAGGTCAGGAAACCGCCAAAAGGGCCATGGAAGTGGCAGCGGCGGGAGGTCACAACATTATCCTCATCGGGCCACCCGGCAGCGGGAAAACCATGCTGGCGAAACGTGTTCCCAGTATCCTGCCGCCATTTACCTTAAAAGAAGCCCTGGAAACGACTAAAATTCATTCGGTTGCCGGAAAGATTGGTTCTGAAACTTCTCTTATGACCGTCAGGCCCTTCCGCAGTCCGCATCATACGATATCAGATGTTGCACTCGTGGGTGGTGGCAGTTACCCACAACCCGGCGAAATTTCCCTGGCTCATAACGGGGTCCTGTTCCTGGATGAGATGCCGGAATTCAAACGAACGGTATTGGAGGTCATGCGCCAGCCGCTGGAAGACCGGGTGGTAACGATTTCGCGCGCAAAGTTTACGGTAAACTATCCGGCCAGTTTTATGCTTGTTGCAAGTATGAACCCAAGTCCCAGCGGCTATTTCCCGGATGACCCCAACAATACATCAACCTCATTTGAAATGCAGCGTTATATGAACCGACTTTCGGGCCCATTACTGGACAGGATTGATATCCATGTGGAGGTACAGAAAGTGGAATTTGAGCAGTTAGCCGACCGCCGCAAGGGTGAAGACAGCCTCGCAATCAGGGAACGGGTTATGAAAGCACGTGAGGCGCAGAACGAACGTTATCAGGATTTGGAAATAAGTTATAATGCACAGATGGGCCCGAAAGAAATTGAGCGGTTCTGTGAACTGGACGAGGTTTCCAGAAACCTAATTAAAACCGCGATGGACAAACTGAGCCTTTCAGCACGTGCGTATGACCGCATCCTAAAGGTAGCCAGGACCATTGCTGATTTGGAAGGGACATCCGAAATACGAAGCGACCATATAGCAGAAGCAATACAGTACCGAAGTCTGGACCGTGAGTTCTGGAACATATAA
- a CDS encoding 3'-5' exonuclease: MIQHIPIEKILFLDIETVPNASAWDDLPESEKKLWDKKTFHQRKNEITAEDFYMERAGVMAEFGKIICISVGMVEKNGKLLIRSFASDVEKNILEEFGEIFNRPKLRDVILCAHNGKEFDFPWIARRFLINGMEPPKPFQMFGKKPWEIPHLDTMELWKFGDYKSYVSLELLANVFGIPTPKDDIDGSMVSSIYHIEKDLFRIVQYCEKDVLTLANVFRRMRQEDLLIRSET; the protein is encoded by the coding sequence ATGATACAGCACATACCGATTGAAAAAATCCTCTTCCTGGACATTGAAACCGTGCCGAATGCTTCAGCCTGGGACGATTTGCCGGAAAGTGAAAAGAAACTTTGGGACAAAAAAACGTTCCATCAGCGTAAGAATGAAATCACAGCTGAGGATTTCTACATGGAAAGAGCCGGCGTAATGGCTGAATTCGGAAAGATTATCTGCATCTCGGTCGGGATGGTTGAAAAGAACGGAAAGCTTTTGATTAGAAGTTTTGCAAGTGATGTGGAGAAAAATATACTGGAAGAATTCGGTGAGATATTTAACAGGCCCAAACTGCGCGATGTAATCCTCTGTGCACACAACGGTAAGGAATTCGACTTTCCGTGGATCGCCCGGCGCTTCCTTATCAATGGTATGGAACCACCGAAACCTTTTCAGATGTTTGGCAAAAAACCCTGGGAAATTCCGCACCTGGACACTATGGAGCTTTGGAAATTCGGCGATTATAAATCCTACGTTTCTCTGGAACTGCTGGCAAACGTATTCGGAATCCCTACTCCTAAAGATGATATAGACGGCTCAATGGTTTCGTCAATTTATCATATCGAAAAAGACTTATTTAGAATAGTTCAATATTGTGAGAAAGATGTGTTAACTTTGGCAAATGTTTTCCGTCGCATGCGTCAGGAAGATTTGCTAATCAGAAGTGAGACTTAA
- a CDS encoding SUF system Fe-S cluster assembly protein gives MNLTDDQIADIGENIIKNLKTVYDPEIPVDIYELGLIYDVQISEEADVKVIMTLTTPNCPVAESLPAEVREKVSEVEGVKSVDLELTFEPSWNKDMMSEEARFELGMF, from the coding sequence ATGAATTTAACAGACGATCAGATTGCCGATATTGGCGAGAATATCATAAAAAACCTCAAGACCGTATACGATCCTGAAATCCCGGTAGACATATATGAACTCGGCCTTATTTACGATGTTCAGATTTCAGAAGAGGCAGATGTAAAGGTCATTATGACCCTTACGACTCCCAATTGTCCGGTAGCCGAAAGCCTTCCGGCCGAAGTACGCGAAAAAGTTTCAGAGGTGGAAGGAGTGAAAAGTGTGGATCTGGAACTTACCTTTGAACCGTCCTGGAACAAGGACATGATGAGCGAGGAAGCCCGGTTCGAACTGGGTATGTTTTAG
- a CDS encoding OsmC family protein — protein sequence MTSKIKYIGEFRCESEHLQSGSVIVTDAPTDNQGKGEAFSPTDLCAASLAQCMLTTVAILGKNKGINMEDAYAEVHKVMTAAPRKIGEIVCDLYFATGHTDEQKQFIEKTAMTCPVALSLHPELKKTVRFHFG from the coding sequence ATGACATCAAAAATAAAATACATCGGCGAATTCCGCTGCGAATCTGAACATTTACAGTCGGGCTCCGTAATTGTGACCGATGCTCCAACAGATAATCAGGGCAAGGGTGAAGCATTTTCACCCACAGATCTTTGTGCAGCTTCTCTGGCGCAGTGCATGCTGACCACGGTTGCTATACTCGGGAAAAACAAAGGGATTAATATGGAGGATGCCTATGCGGAAGTCCATAAAGTTATGACCGCAGCGCCACGTAAAATTGGCGAGATCGTATGTGACCTCTATTTTGCCACCGGACATACCGATGAGCAGAAGCAGTTTATTGAAAAAACGGCAATGACCTGTCCGGTAGCACTTTCGCTGCACCCGGAATTAAAGAAGACAGTTCGCTTTCACTTCGGGTAG
- a CDS encoding hydroxymethylglutaryl-CoA lyase: MFLTECPRDAMQGWKDFIPTAQKIDYINALMSVGFDVLDCGSFVSPKSIPQMADTSDVLANIDKSNSNTKLSVIVANVRGAEKALTHTNVDILGFPFSISETFQQRNTNKDREEAFLQITEILNLAKNEKKELNVYFSMAFGNPYGDQWSWEEVDHWASRFAEMGVRNILLSDTTGTGSLEDIELLFSKIPSGYADVDFGAHFHNRYEDSYKKLKAAYDNGCRRFDSAIKGIGGCPMANDDLVGNMPTEQIINFMAVEKLSHSLNLLHFESAYNKAKDVFQF; encoded by the coding sequence ATGTTTCTCACCGAATGTCCACGTGATGCAATGCAGGGTTGGAAGGATTTTATTCCGACCGCTCAAAAAATCGACTATATAAATGCGCTGATGTCCGTAGGATTTGATGTGCTGGATTGCGGCAGTTTTGTTTCGCCTAAATCCATACCTCAGATGGCAGATACCAGTGATGTTTTGGCGAATATTGACAAAAGTAACTCCAATACTAAACTCTCGGTGATCGTGGCCAATGTGCGCGGGGCAGAAAAGGCACTTACACATACAAATGTAGATATCCTGGGTTTTCCGTTTTCCATTTCTGAAACATTCCAGCAGCGCAACACGAACAAGGACAGAGAGGAGGCTTTCCTACAGATTACAGAAATCCTGAATCTTGCCAAAAATGAAAAAAAGGAACTGAATGTCTATTTCTCAATGGCTTTCGGAAATCCTTACGGTGACCAGTGGAGCTGGGAAGAAGTAGATCACTGGGCGAGCCGTTTCGCGGAGATGGGTGTCCGGAACATCCTTTTATCCGATACAACAGGAACAGGATCACTTGAGGACATCGAACTTCTGTTCAGCAAAATTCCGTCAGGGTATGCTGATGTTGATTTTGGCGCTCACTTTCATAACAGATATGAAGATTCCTATAAAAAACTGAAGGCTGCCTATGATAACGGTTGTCGCCGTTTCGACTCAGCGATTAAAGGTATTGGGGGATGTCCGATGGCAAACGACGATCTTGTGGGAAATATGCCCACCGAGCAGATTATTAACTTCATGGCGGTGGAAAAATTAAGTCATTCACTTAATCTGCTTCACTTCGAAAGCGCATACAATAAAGCGAAGGATGTATTTCAGTTCTAA